Proteins from a genomic interval of Coccinella septempunctata chromosome 2, icCocSept1.1, whole genome shotgun sequence:
- the LOC123307564 gene encoding proteasomal ubiquitin receptor ADRM1-like has protein sequence MSSSGALFPNVPTALGYRSGVKHVVEMRAGKMELRGRMIYPDKRKGLIYVFQSEDSLMHFCWQDRTTGTVEEDLIIFPDDCEYVRIPQCTTGRAYVLKFRTSNRRFFFWLQEPKTDKDDEHCKRINEILNNPASINSSENPNSDHDLQSLLSSMSQSQLIQLFGGSGQMGPLSSLLGTIRGPGSARTSTTPAITHRTVPSTPTTATNTQSSPVTSANLSTPQNASTTIATPDAPKRNTSAPTETAPSTLQPIQLSDLQNFLQNITPAAPQQQQSVDLSTALTTDALSGVLSSPEALQQLQSHLPPVEGSTPQEALRTTVASPQFQNAVSQFSSALETGMLGPVVSQLSVNSEAVAAASQGNMQEFVKALEKSTADSGDAKKEDKQENTKDDKDDEKMQLD, from the exons ATGTCATCCAGTGGAGCTCTTTTTCCAAATGTCCCAACGGCTCTGGGATACAGAAGTGGTGTCAAACATGTAGTGGAGATGCGTGCTGGAAAAATGGAACTCAGGG ggCGGATGATCTACCCTGATAAAAGGAAGGGATTAATTTATGTATTCCAAAGTGAAGACTCCCTTATGCACTTTTGCTGGCAAGATCGAACAACAG GAACTGTCGAAGAGGATTTGATCATTTTTCCTGACGATTGTGAGTATGTGCGAATTCCTCAGTGCACCACTGGTAGAGCCTATGTTCTGAAGTTCCGAACTTCCAATAGGAGATTTTTCTTTTGGCTCCAG GAACCCAAGACAGACAAAGACGATGAACATTGCAAAAGAATCAACGAGATTCTGAATAACCCAGCAAGCATCAATTCTTCTGAAAATCCAAATTCTGACCACGACTTGCAATCTTTACTGAGCAGCATGTCGCAGTCTCAGTTGATCCAATTATTTGGTGGAAGTGGACAGATGGGTCCTTTGTCATCGTTGCTTGGAACAATAAG AGGTCCGGGAAGCGCTCGTACCAGCACCACGCCGGCAATCACCCATCGCACGGTCCCAAGTACTCCGACCACCGCGACCAACACCCAGAGCTCGCCTGTGACCTCGGCGAATCTGAGCACCCCGCAAAACGCCTCGACGACCATCGCAACGCCCGACGCTCCCAAGAGGAATACTTCGGCGCCCACAGAGACCGCCCCCTCAACCTTGCAGCCTATTCAGCTCTCCGACCTGCagaatttccttcagaacattaCTCCGGCCGCTCCACAACAGCAACAATCAG TTGATTTGTCAACAGCCCTTACTACTGATGCACTATCTGGCGTCTTGAGCAGCCCTGAAGCCTTACAACAATTACAGAGCCATCTGCCTCCAGTTGAAGGTTCAACGCCACAAGAAGCATTGAGAACCACTGTAGCATCCCCACAGTTTCAAAAT GCTGTTTCTCAGTTCTCCAGTGCCTTGGAAACGGGAATGTTAGGTCCAGTAGTTTCtcaattatctgttaattcggAAGCTGTGGCTGCAGCGTCACAGGGCAATATGCAAGAATTTGTTAAAGCTTTGGAAAAGAGCACGGCAGATTCTGGTGATGCCAAAAAGGAAGATAAGCAGgagaatactaaggatgacaAGGACGATGAAAAAATGCAGTTagattaa